The following are encoded in a window of Castanea sativa cultivar Marrone di Chiusa Pesio chromosome 5, ASM4071231v1 genomic DNA:
- the LOC142637408 gene encoding uncharacterized protein LOC142637408, translated as MSKPTDDIIYASIAPPPPPPPPPSPSSSSSSPSTRQHFHATQTQSFFPYVHVPDTHASASPPHHHINDGPEGNNDAFDSTLLKHETSDDVSGGNHFDIGSHGEPQLRKRGTSIEEIKTTLDDMIKVQPSLGTSMVQRTSIDREPHQKVHRHQPKIFTSKRMSTCIIASEGTRIICALIIAFLAVLSYVDYPLFGRNIVKSESVVASRPLYILLLTDVTIVLVLLHFEKLRGPEEAEEEEVAPPKDRDNWAKAEKVLERGLVVYQATRAIFIDCSVYLVVVICGLSLV; from the exons ATGTCTAAACCCACCGACGACATTATCTACGCTTCCAttgcaccaccaccaccaccaccacctcctccatccccatcatcctcatcatcatcaccatcaactCGTCAACATTTTCATGccacacaaacacaatcattCTTCCCCTATGTTCATGTCCCTGACACACATGCCTCTGCCTCTCCCCCTCATCATCACATCAATG ATGGTCCTGAGGGCAACAATGATGCCTTTGATTCTACATTGCTGAAACATGAGACTAGTGATGATGTTTCTGGGGGAAATCATTTCGATATTGGAAGCCACGGAGAACCTCAACTGAGGAAACGTGGCACTAGTATAGAAGAAATTAAGACTACTTTGGATGATATGATAAAAGTGCAACCATCACTTGGCACATCAATGGTTCAAAGAACCTCAATTGATAGAGAACCGCACCAAAAAGTACATAGGCATCAGCCTAAAATTTTTACCTCCAAACGAATGAGTACCTGCATTATAGCTTCTGAGGGTACACGCATTATTTGTGCTCTCATAATAGCATTCTTAGCAGTTTTATCCTATGTTGATTATCCATTATTTGGGAGAAACATAGTGAAGTCAGAGAGTGTTGTAGCCTCAAGACCTCTTTACATACTTCTGCTAACTGATGTGACAATTGTGCTTGTACTATTGCACTTCGAGAAGCTAAGAGGCCCTGAAGAGGCAGAGGAAGAAGAAGTGGCACCTCCGAAAGATAGAGATAACTGGGCAAAAGCAGAGAAGGTTTTAGAGAGAGGCCTGGTGGTGTACCAGGCCACCCGTGCGATCTTCATTGACTGCAGTGTTTATTTAGTTGTTGTCATATGTGGCCTCTCTCTGGTGTAG
- the LOC142633411 gene encoding uncharacterized protein LOC142633411 yields the protein MASNNSKCRRGRGKTIDPAAHPRPKAYDDIIYAPITTPPPLILPSSSSSSLLPNANDHDPHASASPPHHHINAGPESKDDAFDSTLLKHETSDDVSGANNFDAGSHGEPQLRKRGASIEDIQTPLDDMIKVQPSLDSSVVQGISIDREPHKLPPNKLASAL from the exons atggcaAGCAACAATAGCAAATGCAGACGAGGGAGAGGAAAAACCATAGACCCAGCGGCCCATCCCAGGCCTAAAGCCTACGACGACATTATCTACGCTCCCATTACAACACCACCACCTCTAATCCTACCATCCTCctcctcatcatcattattaccCAATGCTAATGACCATGACCCACATGCCTCTGCCTCTCCCCCTCATCATCACATCAACG CTGGTCCTGAGAGTAAGGATGATGCCTTTGATTCTACATTGCTGAAACATGAGACTAGTGATGATGTTTCCGGGGCAAATAATTTCGATGCTGGAAGCCATGGAGAACCTCAATTGAGGAAACGTGGCGCTAGTATTGAAGATATTCAGACTCCTTTGGATGATATGATAAAAGTACAACCATCACTTGACTCATCAGTGGTTCAAGGAATCTCAATTGATAGAGAACCACACAAATTACCTCCAAACAAATTAGCATCTGCATTATAG